The sequence TGAGGTGAGCGCATGACCCAGGCCGTAACCGTCCGGCGCGATGGAGATACCTTTCAGGCGCGGCTCTTCTGGTATCACGCGGCGCGCCTGCTTGACCCGGACAGTCCGGTCGTGCGCGTGGGCTTCGAGACGGGACCAAAGAGCTTTGATGACATCTGGGTCGAATACGATGCCGCGCGCAGTGCGGTCGACCAATATGGCGACCCGCTGCGGCGCGAGCACATGCAGTGCAAATGGCACGTCGCGCCCGACAGCTACGGCTACTCCCACCTGGTCGATCCGGAGTTCATCAACGCGAATGCCCGCTCGTTGCTGCAGCGCGCGCGGGAAGCGCAGCTCGCTTACGCCCCACAGGGGAGTGGCGTGCGGTTCAAGCTCGTGACCAACTGGCGCCTTGACCGCAACGACCCACTGCGCGAAATGGTCGGCACGCGCTCCGGCGCGATGCGGCTCGAGCGGCTCTATGGCTCGGTGACCGACAACAGCAAGGCCGGCGCCGTGCGCAAGGCCTGGCGCGAGCATCTCGGCATCGATGAAACCGAGCTTCGCGTTTTGGCGCGCACGCTCGCATTTGGCGAGGCGACCGATACGCTCGATGGGCTGCGCGATCAGCTTGACCTGTTGTTTGCCTATGTCGGCCTGCAGCGCATCGCCGCCAACCAGAGCGCGTTCCCCTATGACGATGTCGTTTTCCAGTGGATGGCGCAGGGGCGGCTCGAGTTCGACCGCGCCGGCTTCCGCGCCGTCTGCGCCCGGGAAGACCTATTGGGTGCGGCGCGAGGCGGACCGCGGGTCTTCGGCGTCAAATCCTTCGAGCACGCCTTCGATCGGCTTGAGGAGCGTTGTCATGCCGTGCTGGACATGATCCCGTCCTTTGACGAGCGATATATCCGAAGCGACGCCGACTGGGAAGCGAAGCTCTATCCCGCGCTGCGGGGCTTCCTACTCACAGCCGCCAAGGACCAGCCGCGCCTGCGGCTAGCGCTTGACGCCCACGTAACGCTGACCTTCGCCGCCGGCTCCATCATCAACATCAAGTCGGGCCGACAAGTCGAGCTCGAGCAGCGCAGCACCGGCCGCCGGCTTTGGTCGGCCGATGACGTGATCTCCGATCCGACCTGGCCGACCCTCGTTGCGGAGACGGTGGAGCTTCGGAATGATCAGCCGGATCTTGCCGTGGCGCTCGGCCTGACCCATGACGTTTCGGCCGATGTGCGCCGATACTGCGAAACCGCGCTTCCAAGTGTCGGCCGGCTTTTGATCTTGAAGCCGAGTTCCGGATCGGGCGCGCAGTCCGTTACCTGTGGGCGCCACGCTTTCGAACTCGCGGACGCGACGACCCGCGCGGTTCGGGCTGTGAAGGCCGACGGGATCGGCATGACTCATCTGTTCATCGCCGCGCCCAACGCCTTCACGTTCTTCCTTGGTCAGCGCCAGGTGGCGCTCGGTTCTGTCCGGCTCTACGAGTTCGATTTCGACGGCGGCCGTGGCCGTTCCTACACTGCCGCTTTGACGCTTCCGTTCGCCAAGGCAAACGCATGAGGCAGACCCCAAGAGCGGAGCTGACACATGATCCGCTAGGATCCAGCGCCACGCGACCGTTTCTGTTGCGGGGCGCCGGCCGATTTCGTCCTCAGCTGCGCAATCTCGCCGATCATCTCTTCTATCCGCTTGTGAAGGTCCCGGATTTGCTCCCGGTCCTCACGCCGATGGCGCTCGAAGCCTTCGATCGTCCGTTGTGCGGCGCGAAAGTCGGCTTCGGCATTGCGCAGGGCCGACTTCAGGGAGCCAAAGTTCCGGGCCAGATCGTCCCTCTCGGTCGCAATCTGCTTCATGGCGCGTTCCGTCTCCTCCCGCTGGCTTTCGGCAAGCGCAAGCTTCTCCGACAGGGCGAGCCCGTCTCTCTCCAGATCGTTGATGCGGCTCTGAGGTCCAGCGTTCTCTTCGCCAATCGTATTGGTTGATGCCGTGGGCACGCCTGCCCAATACTTGGCGAGAAGAAGCAGGATTTCCTGGGAGGCTCCGGCCGTGAGGTGCAGCAACTCACGTTTCAATGCGGGGGGTAGGCGTCCGGCAAGCGCAGGGCCTTGCGACCGTCGCCGGGGCATCCCGGCAAGGACGGTCTTGATCCGTTTGACATTCCCCCCTCCCAATCGCATCCGGACGCGCATCGGATTGATTTCTTCGCCCTGTGCAATCAATGCTTGCGCGGCCACCACAATTTCGGAATCGGTATATTTTTGTGGGCGGGGCATAGGTTCAGCCGATGGTTTGTTTGATTTGTGCTAACTTATTTTACACATGGGTCCCCGCGATGAAAGGGCAGAATGAGCTTTCTTGATGTCATTCCGCACACGTTGTTTCGCCTGCTGTCGTCGCCGGCGCACCTTCGCAACGTCGCGATCCTGGAAGCCATTTTTGAGCAGTTCTTCGACGATTTTGCTTTCGCTCCGAAGAAATCCGAGGTGCTGCAGGTTATTCGCCAGGTCCTCGAGAACCCCGATTTCCGGAGCGTTTCTGACGACGACGAGCCAAGCTCAACCACGGAGACCGCTGAGTACGTTATCTATGGGCGATTGCGGGACGACGGCTGGATCATGGAAGTGGCGAACCGAAAGGCCGCCGAGGTCTATATGCCCCGCGAGCCCCACGCCCTGCTTTCCTCGCTGATCACGCTCAAGGAGGAACTCAAGGTCGACATCTCGGCCGAGGCCAGCCTGATCGACAGCGGCATTTTCGCCGCTTATCAGGACCCCGTCGGTAAGGTCATGAACATTGCCAGTGCGCGCCGCCAAGCGGTGCAGTTGCGGCGTTCGATCGACGGTGTCCTGACGTCCCTCCATCGGATCGAAGAAGACCTGATGCGGTCCGATGGCCTCGCCGACTTGCTGGCCCGCTTCATGGAACGCTTTGTCGAGAAGATACTGCTCGAGAACTACCGGGCGCTGAAGGCGTCCGCCTACAATCCGATGCGCTTCCAGCGCAGTATCCTGACGAATACTGATCTGTTTATCAATGATGAGGGCCAGATTGCGCGAGCCGCTGTTGCGCTTACGGATCAGGGGATGGTCGCCGACATCGCCGCGGCCGAAACCCAGATCATCCAGGATCTCATGCGCATCCGTGCCGTGTTCGCTGGCCTTGGAGAAAAGCTGGACGTGATCGACCGCTTTTCGCATCGGCTCGAGCGCCGGATTGCCACAACGGTGCGATACCAGGAGACAGCACGCAACGTCCGCGAAGAGAGACTGCGGGATGCGATCCGCCTCGCATTTAACCACTGGAGCGTCGGTAACGACGAATGCGTCACGCCACTTGTTGAAATCCCGGTTCCTTATGCGAACGCCACCTTGGCTCTGGCGAAGAAAGCGCGCGAGCCGGTCGAACCGCAGACGCGCGAGCCGAAGACGGTCGATCCGGCGGACGTCAAGCGTGAGCAGATGATCGACGCCTATGTCGCCGCGATGGACGTTACTCCCCGCGCCGTAGCCGAACGTATGCGGAAGCTGGTGCCGGATGATGGCAGCTTCTTCGATCTCGACCAGTTCGAGCCGGAATCGGCCCGGGACATCGCCATCCTCTACGAAGCACGGTCCGGTGCGCTCGCATCGAACCCCGAATTCGAAGTGCGCACGAGCGCCGCTCGGGCAACAAACAGATTTGTTTCCGGCCCCGGCGTGCTCGTGCGCCGCAGACAAGGCAAAGCATGACCTACTTCTCGCGGTGGGCGACAAGGCAAGCCGCCCAGGACCCTAACTTCAGCGCTGAGCAGCTCACTGAGACGGGCAACCGGCTCCTGCATCGGCAGTTCGTCTCCCGCGGTGATTTCGGCGGAGCTGCGCATTTCGACCGCATCGCGAGCAATCTCGACTATTTCAAAGACCTGTTCGCGAGCTTCGGGTTCAGCTTCGTCTTCAATGACACCTGGGGCTATGCCGGATTCGTCAGCCCGGTCGCCTATGGCAATGCGCGGGTACCGACACAGGAAACCATCGTCCTCCTATGCCTTCGCATGCTTTACAACGAAGGCGCCGAGAAGGGCTATTTCATCGACTCGAGCGCGCAGATCCTCGTCGAAGAAGAGGAGATCCAGACCGTCTTTTCCTCCATGGGTTCCCGGACCCTCAAGCCGGGCGAATTGCGATCGATTCTGACGACATTCAAGCGCAAGGGTTTGGTCACGTTCGACCAGAGTCATTCGCTGCAAGTGTCCGCCGACATCCACATCCGCCCCACAATCACCGAGGTCGTCGACGGTTCTTTCCTGGCCCGCATCGAGGTATGGGCCGGTCAGCCGGTGCGGGCCGCTGAACCTGTCGATCACGAGGATGATGCCGCAGACGATGCCTCCGATAGCGCGACGGAGAGCTCACCATCATGATTCCGGCCTTCGTGTTGCGCAACATCGCCGCCGTCAATTTCTATCTCTACGCCCAGGACTTCCCCATTTCCGGGCGCGGCAATGCAGTCTTTCTCGGTGGCAACGGATCGGGCAAATCCGTTCTGCTCGACGCGATCCAGATCGTCATGACGGGCATGAACCGGCGTTACCTCGATCTCAACAGCCGCGTTTCCGAGGGAGGGCGTAGCACCAGAACCGTGCGCGAGGCCTGTCTTGGCCTGCTCGACGACGGTGAAGGCTATCAGCGCGACGCTTGCCTTACATATATCGCTCTCGGCTTCGAGGCTGTCGACGGATCGCGTCGCTGCACCGCAGGCGTCTGTCTCGAGGCCAAGGCATCTCTCAATGAAGAGAACGTCCTCGGCCTCTTCATCCTGGAGGGCGAGATACTGGGTTTCGCAGATTTCATCCATCCGAAACCCAAGGGCTTTGAGGAGAAGGCGTGGCCGACCTTCCTGGATGAACAGCGGCGCAAGGGACGAGAGGTCAAGACATTCCAGCGCCAGAAAAATCAGGCTTTTTTGCGCGAGCTTTACGCGATCATCAACGCGAATGCCCGCGGGACCCAACTCGATCCTGATCGTGCGCGGGCCGCGCTGCGCCAGGCGCTGTCCTTTGACATCGCGCAGATCACGAGCGTCACCGACTTCGTCAAGCGCTTCCTGCTTGACGTCCCGATCGAGATCGAGACATTTCAGGCGCGCTACAACACATGGCGCGACATGCAGAAGACCATTGAGCGCGTCGAGGCGGAGATCAGGACGGTCGAGACAATCCGAGCGGCATGCGAGCGCGTGATGGAGGATCAATTCAACACGCGCATGTGGAATTACGGTGCTCAGCGCGCGGAATACGATCGTTATGGTGCCTTCATTGCCAAGCAGCGCCAAGAGATCGCCGAGATGCAGGAGAAGCTCGATAGCACGAGATCCTATCAACAGACGCTCGTCGAAGGGATCGAGCAGATCCGGCGCCGACTTGACGCCATTAAGGACCAGATCGACGGAACACCGGCCTTTGAGCAGATCAAGAAAGCGCAGGCTGAGAGGAACACCCAGGACGCCATCCGCAAGGCGGGTGCCATCGAGGCTAAGCCGATCTTCGATGCGCTCAACGCCTTGCGCGAAGCTACGAACAGCCCCGCCTTTCCCACCGGTCTTGCCAAAATCACAGATTTTGCTTCGAGGCTGACGTCCGACCTGATCGGCATCCACGATGCCGCTTGGCCGAAATCTCCCAAGCAGATCACGGCGCTCGTGTCCGCCGTGCCGCAGCTTTCCGATGTCAGGGCCGTGCTAGACGAGCGCCATCAGAACGCCGCCTCGACCAAGGCGAGCTTGACGAAGGAATTTGACGAGGGCGATCGCATATTGAAGAAGCTGCGGTCGGGCGGCACCTACATGTCGAACGACACGCAGGACTTCCTGGCCGATATGGCGAAGATGCGTGTGCCGGCGCAAAGTCTTTCGGAGGTCGCCGACATCGCTCCTGCGTTTGCCGAATGGCGCGCCATCATCGAATCGATCCTCGGCGACTGGGCCGATGCCCTCATCATCGAGCCGCGTTTCATGGACCAGGCCTGCCGCCATTTCGACAGCCACTATAAAGCGACCAGAGCCAAGCTGATCCAGTCGGAGAATGTGCTGGCCCAGGACCAGAGTCTCCGCTCCGGTACGTTGGCCGAGGCGGTGGTTACCGATAACTCATATGCGCGCGCGTTCCTCAACGTGCGGCTCGGCCGATCATTCGCGCGCGTTCCGCCAATGATATCCGCAAGGGCGATCTCGCCGCATCAGCCGACGGCAAGTACGCCCATGGCCGCGGCATCGAGTATCGCCAGCTCAAGCAGATTCCGCGCCTAGGACAATCGGTCCGCGAGCAGCAGATCGCCCAGCTCAGCGAACAGCAACGCGAGCTCCAGACAAAGTTGCAGACCGCGCGGGACAATGAACGCCGATCATTCGCCGTCCTTGAGGCCATCAAACGCGCAGAGACGACTCTCGTGACCAATCGCGGCGCGGCGGCCCAGCTGCTTGAGACGATCGAATCCGCGGATCGCGAGAGCGAGCGCCAGGTCGTCCTCATTCGCGACCTCGAGGCCGAGTTGCCGCAAGGGGGGATGGAGGAAAAGCGCGAGGTCGAGCAAATGCTCGTTCAATACAAAAAGGAAAGAGACGAAGAGGAGGGGAAGGAAGACGAGCTCATCGACGCCATCGGGCAACGAAAGGGCGCAATGAAGACGAACGCGGACGAACGCAAGAAGGCCGCCGAACGTGCCTGCGAGGCGTTCCCGCCATTCGACCGGCGCTGGCAGCGGCACGATCCCGCGATTGGCCTGGAGGCGTTCGCTAGGCGCGCTCGCGCTGCCTATGTGCAGGAGCGCGCCACGCGGGGGCATCCCGCGCATGTCCGCAATCACTTTGAGGGCCTTCTCAAGGACAGGGTACCGGCCCAGCGGGTAGCGAGGCTGAACGCCGCGATCCAGGACTATGTTCAGGCAAATCCGGACCAGCATCCGCACTTCGAGTGGACGCAGTTTGTCGCGACCGAACAGACGACCACTCTTTACGACTGGATCGACTCGAGACATCGCGAGCTCACCCAAACCATTTTGCGTAACTTCAAGGGTCAGATTGATAAAGCTGTCGCCGCCCTGGTTGAGACAATGGTGCACGACTTCCTGAGCCGCCTTAGCGGCAACATCGATGCGGTCGACCGCATTAAGGACGATCTGAACCGGGCGTTGCGCGGCAGCGTCTTCATGGGGGAAGTTTATCAGATCCGCCAGGAGCGTGATCAGGACAAGGAGACCATCCGCTACCTGATCGATCGGCTCGACATCGTGGCGCCAAAGGCCACCGCTCTGATGCAGAGCAATCCAGATCCGAACGATCCTGATCAGGTGAAGATCAAAGAGTTGATCGACATGCTGACGATCGAGAATGGCGACGATGCCCAGAATCGCCGCCGAATTCGCGAGCTTGCGGACTATCGGAGTTACTTTCGTTTCAGCATCGATATATGCGATCCGCAGCAGGGTTACCGCAGGATTTCGGATCTCGAGCAGCGCCGCGGCAAGGCCAGCGGAGGACAGAAGTTCGTCCCGTTCTATATCTGCCTTGGTGTTGCGGCCGCGTCAGCCTACTTCAATCACCTTGGAGGCAGTCGCGAGGCGCCGCCCTAATCGGCCCTTATGCTGATGGACGAGGCGTTCGAGAAGCTCGATCCCGACAATATCTACAAGATCATCCGGTTCTACGATCAACTCGGCCTCCAGCTCATCATGGCCGCGCCAAAAACGCATCAGGCCCTCTATCAGGAGACGTTTGATACGTTGATTTCGATCATCCGGGTCGGCCGCGCGATCCAGGCGATCCCACAACATTTCCATCAAGAAGCGCACATTCTCTTGCGCAAAGAGAACCCTATGCATCAGCCGCGAAGTTTCTTCGAAGAGCGTGTCCGCGAGGAGCGGAGGCATGCCGCGGAATAATCAATATACCGCGGAGACGCTGCTGAATCGGCTGCTCGACCGCTTTGAAGCGCCGTTGGCTCGCACTCGCGACATCACACAGACGATCGACTACACCCTGGTCGGGGGGCCCGCCGCGCAGGACGAGTTTCATCGTGTGCTGCGCGATGCGGAACGAGCGGGCGGTATCGCGCTCGAGCAGGATCGACTTGGTCGGTTCACCGGCGAGTTCGCGCGGGTGCGCCTCGTCGATCCTGACAAGCTTTATCGATTCCTGGTCAGAGCGCCCGCAAGAGCGACCGCTGAGACCGCGCACCAGGCGATACTGGCTGCTATCCCGGAGATTCTGGCGGATACCTTCTTTCGAGGTATCGAGCAGGAGGCTATCTCAGCCTGGAAAAACAATAAGACGTTTCTCGGGCTCTCGGTGGGCGAGATCGACACGTTCCTCACAACTATCCGCCTTGTGCATGGCATCGTAAACCTGTCGGGCCGCGATATCGATCACCGGACGTTTTCTCGCCGGCTCGCAAAGGACAGCAAGGCCCTCGAGCGGATGGAGGGTCGCGTCGCCCAGCTGCTCCGACGTCGCGATCCGAGCCTGGCCGGTGAAGAGCCGCGCGAGGTTCTGGAAGCGAGTGGCATCGTGCGTCGGGCCCATCTCCTGCAGGTCAAGGGTCCGCTTCGGCTCTCTTCCGAGGCGCTCAACATCCATGGTACCGGAGAGGCGTTTATCGGCCTTCCGTGGCTCTCGGTTCGGCAGGCTTCTTTGGCTCACGGCGTTGACTACGTGATGACTGTCGAGAATCCGACAAGCTTTTGGCGTTACAGCACGGAAATCGATGGAAACTATCTCGCACTCCTGACAGATGGATTTCCGGCGCGCGATGTGCTGTCGAGCATGGTGCATCTCGTCCGGCACGCTCTTCTCCTGGCGCCGGAAACGCCGGTTTACCATTGGGGTGATATCGATGCCGGTGGCTTGAGGATCGCTGCGCATCTCGAAGACGCGTTCGGGATTCATGTTCAACTGCATCAGATGGAGCCAAAACTCGCATGCGCCTTCGGGTCAGCGCTGCAATCGCAGAAAGGTCTCGAGAAACTCGCTATGCGCTCAGGCGAAATCGGACAATTGGCGCTCTGGCTTCGCAGTGAGGAAGCAAAAATGTTGGAGCAGGAGGAACTCGATCCGATGCCGCCAATTTTGGCGGCCGGGAGGCATCTTTCGTCATGAGCGAAAGTAGCGTCGCATCTGCCGGTGGGATCACGATCACGGAACGCGGCGTGGCTGCCTCGTTCGTTTAATCGCTGCTCCATGGATGCGTAGAAGGCGTCCATATCGACATGGATGATTTTCGCCGATGCGGTGCTGGCCCCGTTTGGTAGTCAGCCTCCTCGTCGGTCACGTCGTTAGGCCCTGTAGGTCTTCCTTGACGCCGCGAGCGACGATCCGGAGGCTTCTATCCGGAAGCGGCCTTTGCAATTTCAGGGCCTCGTCCGCGGGAGCCGTCATCCAGGTCTCGACCTCTTCCGGAGTTGTCAGGATGATCGGCATCGCTTTGGGGTGGATGGCACCGACCTCGGCGTTCGGCTCCGTAGTGAGGAACGCGTAGAGGTCGTTGGTCGTCTCACATTCCTTGACTTTCCGGACGCTGGTCCAGTCGGTCCAGATGCCGGCGAAGCAGGCGAGTGGGCGGGTCTCGTCGAGCGCGAACCAGATGTCGCCGCCTTCGGTCTTGTTGAACTCGCTGAAGGAATTGAAAGGCACTACGCAGCGATTTTCGACGCCGAGCCAGCGGGCCCAGTGTTTGCTCTTCACATTGCGGATGTTGGTCGTGCCGCTGTCCGGCTCCATTCTGAGCAATTCCTTGAAATCGACCGTCTTGCCCTTGGCCTGAAGCTTCTCGGCTCGCTTCTTCGTGGCGTCCATGAGTGCCTTCGATGACGATGGCATTCCCCACCGGGCCGTAGCGAGCTCGCGGCCCTCGGCTCCGTTGCGCACGATCGGTGCTTCGTAGTCCGGAAACACGCCGGGCATGGCGGCCAGATTGCCGACGTATCGGTTTACGACGCGAAACAGCGCGCTGATAGCTGCTTGGTTCGTCGTGATCGAATAGAGATTGCAGATGTGGACGGCCCCCCCGCTTGTCAGGATTTTAGCAGACTTCTGGCCAGATCGCTTGCTATCAGATGTCCGGCCTGTTTGCGCGGACAAAGCCCGCTGGCCAAGATGGTGTTCGCTACGCACGCTCCAAGCACATAGGCGACATTCGTGATGCCAGTGTAATCTACGGAAGCTCGCGCGTATTGACCGATCGGTCCTTCCATCTACTGCGTCCTGCAAGTTCGTGGGTCATCCGGCGAGCAATCTCGGCCGGTACACTGAGTTCAGATCAGATGGGCATGGCGGCTACCGGCCGGTTGTACACGCCACCCGATATCATCAAGCGCCAGGCGATACGGGCGAACTTGTTGGCTAAGGCCACCGCGACTAACTTCGGCGGCTTTCGCTCCAGCAGCGAAGTGAGCCAGGGTGTCGGCTTATGACGGCCCTTTCGAATGTGCCTCAGCAGCGCGGTCGCGCCGACAATCAACGTCGATCGGAGCATTGAATCTCCGGCCTTTGTGATACCGCCATATCGTTGCCGGCCGCCAGTTGAGTGATCCTTGGGGGTCAGTCCGAGCCAAGCCGCGAAGTCGCGGCCTGATCTGAACGTCTCCGGCGGGGGCGCCTTCATGCTTAGCATGGACGACCCAATCGGACCGACGCCAGGAATCGTCGCGATCCGCCTGCTGACATCATCCTCACGATGCCACTTCATCAGCTTGGCTTCGATCTTTGCCAGGCGGGCTTCGACCGCGGCATACTCCTCCGCCTGAAGGCGGAAGAGATCCCGCGCCATTTCCGGTAAGTTGTCATCCTCGAGCACCCGCTTGATAAGTGCCGTGACGTTCTGCCGACCGGCGGGGCCAACGATGCCAAACTCAGCCGCATAACTCCTGAAGGCATTAGAAAGCTGCGACTTCACGCTGACCAGGCGTTCCCGCACGGTCATCAACATGCAGGCCGCTTGCCGTTCTTTTGACTTCACCGGTACAAACCGCATACTCGGCCGGGTGACCGCCTCGCACAGCGCCTCGGCATCGGCCGCGTCGTTCTTGCCGCGCTTTACGTAAGCCTTCACATATTGGGGCGGGATCAGCTTCACTTCATGACCAAACGACTGCAGCAGGCGCGCCCAGTGATGCGAACTGCCGCAGGACTCAATGGCGACGAGGACCGGCGGAAGGCGCTCGAAGTAGCGGATCATCTCGGCTCGCCGAAACTGCCGCCGGACGACTACTGCCTCGTTCTCGTCAACACCGTGAAGCTGGAAGACCGACTTGGAAGTGTCCATACCGATACGAATGGGAAGATTCATCAGACTTTCCTCTCATCTAGCTATGACGCCAGAGCGCCATAGAACCGTGGGGATGAGAGGCCGTCCACACCAGCACATTAATCAGCTTCGGTTCGAGGGTGGCGAGGCTGCCAGGCTAGTTGTAGCAGAGTCGCAGCCGGACGCCGGCCCGCCTTGTCGCATTTGCGGCAGCGCAGCCGGCTTGCGAGATCATGCACGAAGGTGGTTGGTGGGTGCTTCATCGCCGCAAGGTCGACGTCGCTCGGCGTCTTGCAGCGAGCGCACCTGATCTCGAGCCAGGGAAAGCCTCCGTTCACAGCCTGGTCGATGGTGGGCGACGGATCGATCGGTTCACCGTCACTCCACATCCGCTCGTTCCAGCTTTCGCAAAGCAGCCTGTCTGCTTGCTGAATCATGGCCTCGCCCTTGGCCCGCATCTCCGACGATTGAGCGGCCAGCACATTAATCAGCTTCGGTTCGAGGGTGGCGAGGCTGCCAGGCTAGTTGTAGCAGAGTCGCAGCCGGACGCCGGCCCGCCTTGTCGCATTTGCGGCAGCGCAGCCGGCTTGCGAGATCATGCACGAAGGTGGTTGGTGGGTGCTTCATCGCCGCAAGGTCGACGTCGCTCGGCGTCTTGCAGCGAGCGCACCTGATCTCGAGCCAGGGAAAGCCTCCGTTCACAGCCTGGTCGATGGTGGGCGACGGATCGATCGGTTCACCGTCACTCCACATCCGCTCGTTCCAGCTTTCGCAAAGCAGCCTGTCTGCTTGCTGAATCATGGCCTCGCCCTTGGCCCGCATCTCCGACGATTGAGCGGCCAGCATGTTGGCCATCGCACGTGCCTTGCCGAGCTCTTTCGCCAGAGCCTTGCGATCGCCGCCCGACAGGGGCGTGGGGTGATACTTCGGGGCCATCCGGATATCCAGGCGCTAAGAGATCGCATCGGCAATCGGGAAAAGTTACGGCGTCTCGAATGCCTGCCAGCACCCGTCTTCTTCATGCCTGCCGGTGCGCTGCTGACAGGTGTTGTCGAGCAACCGCTGCGCCACGTCCTTCCAAAGCGCGTTCTCGCCATACAATCGGACCGCATCGGCCTTCTGGATTTCCACGGTCCGCTCGCAGCGGCGGCAGGAGACGCGCAGCACGTGGCGTTGAATCTCGGAACGACGTCGCTGTCGCTTCTCGGCTCCGGTGGCGCCGACGCGAGGGTCTTTCAGGACCGATTCCCAATATTCCGCCGGGAGTGGAGCATCTGGAGCCGCCGTGGAGGGGCCCGGGCTACGGGCAGCTTCCGCGGCCAGTTTTTCCATCTGCTTCGGTGTCGGCATTCGCCAGCTCGGGTCGATCGGTCATTCCGAATTAGAACATAACAAGAACAAATGTCGAGTCCGCTCGGACCCTCATCGAGAAAAAATCGTCCTGTCGGAATGGGCGCGGTGTCGGAACCAAGGCCTGCGGATCGTCTTAAATCCGGCATCAGTATTGGAGTTCCCGTCATGGCCCCGCGTGCCAACTGGAAAGGCTTCCTGCGCCTTTCGCTCGTCACCTGTCCGGTCGCGCTGTATCCGGCCACCTCCGAATCCGAAAAGGTCTCGTTCAACCAGCTCAACCGGAAGACCGGACACCGCATCAAGTACGCCAAGGTGGACGCTGATACCGGCGAGGAGGTCGACAACGAGGACATCGTCAAAGGCTACAAGGTC is a genomic window of Bradyrhizobium sp. CB1717 containing:
- a CDS encoding Wadjet anti-phage system protein JetD domain-containing protein; this translates as MPRNNQYTAETLLNRLLDRFEAPLARTRDITQTIDYTLVGGPAAQDEFHRVLRDAERAGGIALEQDRLGRFTGEFARVRLVDPDKLYRFLVRAPARATAETAHQAILAAIPEILADTFFRGIEQEAISAWKNNKTFLGLSVGEIDTFLTTIRLVHGIVNLSGRDIDHRTFSRRLAKDSKALERMEGRVAQLLRRRDPSLAGEEPREVLEASGIVRRAHLLQVKGPLRLSSEALNIHGTGEAFIGLPWLSVRQASLAHGVDYVMTVENPTSFWRYSTEIDGNYLALLTDGFPARDVLSSMVHLVRHALLLAPETPVYHWGDIDAGGLRIAAHLEDAFGIHVQLHQMEPKLACAFGSALQSQKGLEKLAMRSGEIGQLALWLRSEEAKMLEQEELDPMPPILAAGRHLSS
- a CDS encoding SOS response-associated peptidase family protein, coding for MCNLYSITTNQAAISALFRVVNRYVGNLAAMPGVFPDYEAPIVRNGAEGRELATARWGMPSSSKALMDATKKRAEKLQAKGKTVDFKELLRMEPDSGTTNIRNVKSKHWARWLGVENRCVVPFNSFSEFNKTEGGDIWFALDETRPLACFAGIWTDWTSVRKVKECETTNDLYAFLTTEPNAEVGAIHPKAMPIILTTPEEVETWMTAPADEALKLQRPLPDRSLRIVARGVKEDLQGLTT
- a CDS encoding IS110 family transposase, with the protein product MNLPIRIGMDTSKSVFQLHGVDENEAVVVRRQFRRAEMIRYFERLPPVLVAIESCGSSHHWARLLQSFGHEVKLIPPQYVKAYVKRGKNDAADAEALCEAVTRPSMRFVPVKSKERQAACMLMTVRERLVSVKSQLSNAFRSYAAEFGIVGPAGRQNVTALIKRVLEDDNLPEMARDLFRLQAEEYAAVEARLAKIEAKLMKWHREDDVSRRIATIPGVGPIGSSMLSMKAPPPETFRSGRDFAAWLGLTPKDHSTGGRQRYGGITKAGDSMLRSTLIVGATALLRHIRKGRHKPTPWLTSLLERKPPKLVAVALANKFARIAWRLMISGGVYNRPVAAMPI